Below is a genomic region from Anoxybacillus flavithermus.
GTTAAATAGCCGTAGTCTGTTCCTTCATATTTCACATACATATATCCAATTTTTTGACCTTTTTTCACAGGAGCTGTTAACGTTTCTTTTTCAATCACAACAACAGGCTTATATTTTTTTTCTTCCCCGCGCTTAATGACAAGCGATAGTGGTTGTTTTGTCGCGATGGCAACTTCTTTTTCTTTCCCTTTTTTTACGGTAACTGTTTTATGTTTTTTTGTCGTATAGCCTTTTGGATACAACTTTTGCACAGTATAGTTGCTAAACGCATAGTCTAACATTTTTCTCGTCTGTTCAAAACGAGACAAATACGTACCTTTTCCGTTCGTTTTTGCATTCATCACAACGGTAATAAAGCGCATGCCATTTCGCTCTGCTGTACCTGTAAAGCAGTACCCTGCAAACTCTGTATATCCTGTTTTAATACCATCTACACCTTCATACGCTGCAACAAGTCCCGGAAGCATCCAGTTCCAGTTATCCATTTTGATTTGGTCATCCGTTCCTTCTCGAAAATATTTTCGAGGAATACTTGCTGTTTCTAAAATTTCCGGGAACTCGTGATATAAATGATATGCTAATGTCGCTACAGCACGAGCAGACATGACGTTTTCTTCGTTATCTCCACTACCTGCTGGGTGCAATCCCCCTAAATCTTTGTTGTTTAGTCCGGTTGCATTGACAAACTTATAATCTTTTAATCCTAGCTCTTGCGCTTTTTCATTCATCATCTTCACGAAATTCGTCTCCGAGCCACCAACAATTTCTGCGATTGCAACCGTTGCTCCATTCGCTGAGTAAATCGCCATTGCTTCGTATAATTCACGTACTGTATATTTTCCATCTTTTCTTAACGGAACATTCGATAAATCGCGCTTTTGAGAAATTTGATATACATACTCACTTACTGTATATTCTTGATCCCATTTGACGCGTCCTTCATGAATTGCTTCTAGCAACAAATATTCCGTCATCATTTTTGTCATACTAGCAATCCCTAAAACGGCATCAATATTTTTTTGGTATAAAATTTTTCCCGTTTCCGCTTCAACGAGAATAGCAGCATCAGCTTCAATATTGAGCACGTCTTCTTCCGCCTTCGTCTGTTGCGGTAATGTCATCATAAACGAGAACATTGCTACAATGGAAATGATGAAGCTCTTGTACCATGTTTTCACGCTCAAACCCTCCAACTCTATTTTACATAACCGTTATTTTAACATACTCTTGAAAAAAAAAATAGACAGAGGAATCTTCCACCTCTGCCTATGTATTTACTACATAAGTGAATAGTTTGGCGCTTCTTTCGTAATTTGGACGTCATGTGGATGGCTTTCTCTTAGTCCTGCTCCAGTCATGCGCACAAATTGCGTTTTTTCTCGTAGTTCTTCTAAATTTCTCGTTCCGCAATAGCCCATTCCTGCACGCAATCCTCCAACAAGCTGATAAATGGTATCAGCAAGCGGCCCTTTATAAGGTACTCTTCCTTCAATGCCTTCCGGAACAAATTTTTTATTATCTTCTTGAAAATAACGGTCTTTACTTCCCTTTTCCATCGCTCCAACTGATCCCATACCGCGATATACTTTAAATCGTCTACCTTGATAAATTTCTGTTTCCCCCGGACTTTCAGATACACCTGCGAGCAAGCTTCCGAGCATCACCGCATGTCCACCAGCTGCTAAAGCCTTTACAATATCACCAGAATATTTAATTCCCCCATCAGCAATAATCGAAACACCATATTTCCTTGCTTCTGTTGCACAATCATAAATGGCTGTAATTTGAGGAACACCGACACCTGCGACAACCCGTGTCGTACAAATTGATCCTGGACCGATACCGACTTTAATGATATTTGCTCCTGCTTCAATTAGATCTCTTGTCGCCTCTGCTGTCGCGACATTTCCAGCGATAATGTTCAATGTCGGATAAGTGTCGCGAATTTTCCGTACCGTTTCAAGCACTCCTTTAGAATGACCGTGGGCTGTATCAACTACAATGACGTCAACGTTTGCCTCCACAAGCTTTTTCACGCGCAACATCGTATCTGATGTCACCCCAACAGCCGCCCCGACAAGAAGACGTCCTTTCGCGTCTTTTGCTGCGTTTGGAAATTCAATCACCTTTTCAATATCTTTAATAGTGATAAGTCCTTTTAACACACCTTGATCGTCGACGAGAGGGAGTTTTTCAATTTTGTACTTTTGTAAAATTTTTTCAGCTTCTGCTAATGTCGTTCCAACAGGAGCAGTAATTAAGTTTTCTTTTGTCATCACATCAGAAATTTTCATTGAGTAATCTTGAATGAAGCGTAAATCACGATTTGTAATAATTCCAACAAGCTTTTGTTCTTCAGCATTGTTCACGATTGGAACGCCTGAAATACGATATTTACTCATTAAATGTTCCGCATCATATACTTGATGTTCGGGGGTTAAAAAGAATGGATCGGTAATTACCCCGCTTTCTGAACGCTTTACTTTATCGACTTGTTCCGCCTGTTGTTCAATTGACATGTTTTTATGAATAATTCCCAATCCTCCTTGGCGCGCCATCGCAATCGCCATTTCCGCCTCTGTTACCGTATCCATTCCTGCGCTAATAATCGGGATGTTCAATTTTAATGTTTTGCTTAGCTCAACCGTTAGGTCGACATCACGCGGCAACACTTCTGACTTCGCTGGAATTAAAAGGACATCATCAAACGTTAATCCTTCTTTCGCAAATTTTGTTTCCCACATTGTTTTTCCCCCTCACTTTGGAAATATTAATTAGTAGAGTATCAACTTCGCTTTTTTCTGTCAAGAAAACATTAAAATGTTAGATAATTCGATCAATTAACTAAGGAGAGCATACGATGTGGGAAGTATTTTACTCTTCAAATTTCGTACATCAATTTTTACTTGAACGCTACAAACAAGAAGGGAGAGAAGACGCAGAAAAGAAAAGTTATGATAATTGTTATCCGTTTATGTACTACTTACAACATGGAAAAAAATTTTATGACACAGCTCGCCAAGCACCATTGGCGATCAAACCTGTTTTATTATTTTATGGAAATGTGCAACTTCTTAAAGCGTGTTTATTAACTATTCATGCTGACTATCCAGAATCCTCTA
It encodes:
- a CDS encoding D-alanyl-D-alanine carboxypeptidase; translation: MEGLSVKTWYKSFIISIVAMFSFMMTLPQQTKAEEDVLNIEADAAILVEAETGKILYQKNIDAVLGIASMTKMMTEYLLLEAIHEGRVKWDQEYTVSEYVYQISQKRDLSNVPLRKDGKYTVRELYEAMAIYSANGATVAIAEIVGGSETNFVKMMNEKAQELGLKDYKFVNATGLNNKDLGGLHPAGSGDNEENVMSARAVATLAYHLYHEFPEILETASIPRKYFREGTDDQIKMDNWNWMLPGLVAAYEGVDGIKTGYTEFAGYCFTGTAERNGMRFITVVMNAKTNGKGTYLSRFEQTRKMLDYAFSNYTVQKLYPKGYTTKKHKTVTVKKGKEKEVAIATKQPLSLVIKRGEEKKYKPVVVIEKETLTAPVKKGQKIGYMYVKYEGTDYGYLTKEGEKAAQVDIVTQQAVEKANGFVLAMRAIGELFSDIWSGASNAIKGLF
- a CDS encoding IMP dehydrogenase, which translates into the protein MWETKFAKEGLTFDDVLLIPAKSEVLPRDVDLTVELSKTLKLNIPIISAGMDTVTEAEMAIAMARQGGLGIIHKNMSIEQQAEQVDKVKRSESGVITDPFFLTPEHQVYDAEHLMSKYRISGVPIVNNAEEQKLVGIITNRDLRFIQDYSMKISDVMTKENLITAPVGTTLAEAEKILQKYKIEKLPLVDDQGVLKGLITIKDIEKVIEFPNAAKDAKGRLLVGAAVGVTSDTMLRVKKLVEANVDVIVVDTAHGHSKGVLETVRKIRDTYPTLNIIAGNVATAEATRDLIEAGANIIKVGIGPGSICTTRVVAGVGVPQITAIYDCATEARKYGVSIIADGGIKYSGDIVKALAAGGHAVMLGSLLAGVSESPGETEIYQGRRFKVYRGMGSVGAMEKGSKDRYFQEDNKKFVPEGIEGRVPYKGPLADTIYQLVGGLRAGMGYCGTRNLEELREKTQFVRMTGAGLRESHPHDVQITKEAPNYSLM